Part of the Flavobacterium alkalisoli genome is shown below.
AAACAAAGAAGGGGATATAAATGAAATACATGCCCGTTTTATAATAGACTCCAGCGGATATGGCCGTGTACTGCCAAGAATATTAAAACTGGATGCTCCTTCTTCTATACCTGAAAACTCATCTCTCTTTAGCCATGTAAAAGATGTTAACAGGCCTGAAGGGCGGGAAGGTGTTTTAATATCTTTTGATATCTTAGAAACAAAAGTATGGTTGTGGGTAATACCATTTTCTAACGGCAATACCAGTATTGGCGTTGTAGGCCCTACTTCTTTTATAAACTCTTTAGGAGGCAGTAATGCCGAAGCTCTTAAAGAGGTAATTAACAGGTCTGATTTTTATCGTGACCGTTTTAAGGATGTAGACTTTTTATTTGAGCCTCATAAAATTGAAAACTATTCGTGCTCTGTAACTAAATTATGTGGCCCGGGCTTTACCTTAACAGGAAACAGTTCAGAGTTTTTAGATCCGGTATTCTCTTCAGGAGTATGTTTTGCTACCGAATCAGGTATGCTTTCGGCTAAATTATTCCTAAAGGAATTACAGGGCGAAAAAGTAGACTGGGATAAAGAATATACTGAATACATGAAATATGGTGTAAACGTATTTGCCACTTACGTTAAGGAATGGTACACCGGAAACCTGCAGACATTGTTTTTCCACAGGCCGGAAAATTCGGATGTGAAGAAGAAAATATGCGCCGTATTAGCAGGTTATGTATGGGATAAGGAAAATTCGTTTGTAAAAAAACATGCCCATGTAATTAAGAACATGGCTTACATGATAGAAATGGGCAAAACAATGGATCAGGAATCCTATGATAATTAAAACCAAAGTTTTATAAATAAAAAAAGCGCCTTTTAAAGAGGCGCTTTTTTTATTTTATTTCAGTAAAAATTACTTTGTTTTTTTAAGCATCATTTTACCCAATGATTTTGCTGTTTTAGCAAAACCTTCACCTATTCTGCTTTCGTTACTAAAGTTATTACCCCACTGATCGCCCGGAGCCTCATCACTCTGGATTTCAAGCAGAACATTACTTTTATTTGCAGTCTCTACAAAACGTAATACTGTGCTAACCTTTGCAGGTTTTTTCATCATGGCTACGTCCCATCCCGGATAAATCCATACCACATCTACAATAAGAGTATACTTTGCACTTGTTAAGCCTTCTTCTACAGTTACATTTTTCTCGTTACCATATACTTTATTAAGAAGCTCCATGAATTTAGGATTCCATATCATTTGCGGACTTGCTTCCCATTTCTTTTTCCAGGCATTACCGTTACCTTTACTTTTTTCGTTAAGGTCTTTTACCCTTTCTTCAACATACTGCTCGTTAGTAAGGTTATCTTTCATTAATTTAAGGTCAGAGTAATTAAACTCCACGTTAAGTTCTTTCTCTCCTTTTAAGAACTTAAAGTCTCCTTTTTTAACGTCCATATCTTGTGCAATACCTGCAAAAGATACCAGCATTAATGCTAATAGTGCTATTTTTTTCATGATTTAAATTGGTTAATTGAAAGCCAAAAATATAAAAATATTTCACTTAGCTGTACCAACTATTACTAAATAATTAAAAATATCCTATATATATTACAAAAAAACACCTGTTTTCGCAGGCCTCTCAATTAGTTAATGTGAACCTTTATCATCACATCTTCTTTTTCCTTTTTATATACCTCTACGGCAAAATAATTTTCAGCAACTTCAACAATCCTGCCTATTCCGAACTGATAAACAGGCATTCCTTCTACATCCTGTAAATTAAACACAGGACTGTTTACATAACTCCCATCTGTATCCTTAATCTTAAAGGAAGTAAAATAACCGTCACGACCATCAAAGTATTCTTCAGGAGCCTGATCCTTTGAAAGGTTATGGTTTTTTATATCATCAAGGAAAAACACATAGTGATAATTCCCTACATTAATATATTTAAACGATAAACCTCCTTTGTATTGTAGGCCAACCTGTCTTTTAGGGAGCTTTTTCATCCAGGACAAATTACCCTGTGCATCTATTTTAGTAACTAATATATCTCTGAAATTCGTTGTGTAAGTATTTTCTAAAGGTTTATCTGGTGTTGGTGAAAAGACTGACCCTATAGAAAAGTGCTCTATAAAAAGTACCATGCTTCCGTCTTCATTAGTTACAAGATCTCTATACCACAACCATAGCATATCGACATTAGGATCATCTCCTTTATCAATTTCTTTCCTTTCCTTTTCACTTAAATAAGACTTAACTATCTCTGTAGGGATTTCATGAGTAAATATATTATACTGCCCCCTTTCCTTATGTATTTTTATAACAGCAATACCATCTGCATCATATTCGTCAGTATTATTATAAAAACCTGTACAAACAATGTTACCCTCTTTATCTTCAAAAAGTTTTTTGGCGAAGACAAAATTGTCTTTGATCTCAATTTTTGTAATATTAATTTCTGTTGAACCTGCCGGAATCTTAAAAAGTTCAAGATGATAATTGACTGACTTATCTTTTTTACTCATTTCTTCACTATCGTCATGATAGACGTTTGCCATCATGTAAGTGTTAGCCTCTGCATCTATGGCATAATCACTTATGCCCATTCTCCTTCTGGTATACGGCATTTTAACTTCTTGCTGAGATGTCACATTGGCATTTTCATCCATAAGACACACTCCAATAATATTCCAGCTTTTAGTGTCCCGCTTTTTCTTAGGCTTTTTTGTGTAGTGGATTAAAATTTTATTTCCTTCTTTTGAAGTAACAAAATTAAATTTTGCTGCCCCGTCTGGCAATATATAAAATGCACCCATTGCACTTCCTGTTACTTTGCCTTCTACTTTTAGCACAAGTGTATTTTTGCCAATAAATTCTCCTTTATCAAAATCTATTTCTCTTGAAAAAAGCTGCTCTACACGACCATCCCATAAGGAATAGAATAAATAATACCTGTTACCAATTTCCATAAGCTTTTCCAACTGCACATCTTTAGGAAAAAGTTTTGCCACCTCATATCGCTTTTTTGACTTAAAAACTATTTTCTCTTCTTTACTATCAAACTTTTGAATAAAAATTTCCTTTCTTTTTATTTTTATTGTAAGGATTTGGTCATTTTTTGAAAAATAGAATTTTTCAAAACCATCACAAACTTCATAAGTGTTACTAACGGTATAGCTATAATCTGCAGAAAGCTCTTTTTGAGCCATAGTTATCCAGGCATTTAGTAATAATGCAAGGAGCATAAGATGTTTTTTCATCATAAAATTAAGGTTGGTTAAAAACGACCGCAATTTTACAAAGATATTTTAGTTTTTTTAACATTTTTTTGTAGTCTTTTACCTCATCTGGACATGTAAAATATTAAAACAAAAAACCCGCTTATTTACATAAGCGGGTTTTGTAGCCTCGACAGGAATCGAACCTGTATCAAAAGTTTAGGAAACTCCCATTCTATCCGTTGAACTACGAGGCCTAAACAAAAAAAGGCCTTACATTTCTGTAAAGCCTTTGGTTAAAGTAGCTCCCCCTCTTGGGCTCGAACCAAGGACCCTCTGATTAACAGTCAGATGCTCTAACCAACTGAGCTAAGGAGGAAACTGTATATTTTAAAAGTAACTGCTGTTTATTTTGTTTTCCCAGCTATACTTAATGTTTCTAAGAACTTGTGTTTGCTAATATTGTTGCCTTTATTGCGGTGCAAATATATAACCATTTTTAATTTTCGCAAACAAATTCAAGAAAAAAATTTGAAAAATTTTACTTGCCAGTAATTATCTTAAAAATATCATTCCCGTTAACCAGCAACACTAATGAAATAAGTATAACAAAACCAGCAATTTGGGCATATTCCATGAATTTATCACCAGGTTTTCTGCCTGTAATCATTTCAAATAATAAAAACATTACATGACCACCATCAAGAGCCGGAATAGGTAATAAATTCATTACACCAAGCATGATTGATAACAATGCGGTAATGTTCCAAAACGCAAACCAACTCCATGAATTAGGAAAAATATCAAAAATGGCATAAAAACCACCTACCCCTTTATAAGCCCCGGTACTTGGCGTAAAAATAGCTTTAAGCTGAGTAAAATATTTTCCAAGTTCATCCTTACTTCTTTGTAAGCCTGCCGGAACAGATTCAAATAAGCCATACTCTTCCTGACTTATTTTATAATATCCAAGCTTTTCAAGATTACTAAGACTTAAAGAAGTCGTTAGAACTCCTACCTTACCCTCTTTATCAAAACCAATTTTAATCGGCTGCTCTTTTTCATCTCTAAAAACAATCGCATCAAAAGTCTTTCCTTTATTGTTTTCTGCAAAAGCAACTACCTCATCTGCATATTTTGTTTTTTGCCCGTTAATAGAAACAATAACGTCTCCTTTCTGTAAAACATCCTTATTAACAGAAGAATCATCAACCTTAGCCACCACAAACGGATATCTTAATGACACTAACGGAGCTTTCTTACCGTCCATCATTTTATCAATAAGGTCTATTGGTAAATTAATATCCTGAACACTGCCGTTTCTCTCTATAGTAACTTTTTTTGCAAAAAGCACATCATAAGCAACGTCATTAAACTTCTCAACTTCTTTACCATCCAGCTCAAGTATCTTATCCCCGTTTTTAAAGCCTAATTCTTCTGCTACAGGGTTTACTACTGCAATACCGTCTTTAACTTCGCTGTTGGCAATATAAGTATCGCCATACACATAGGCCATACCTATGTAAATCACGATAGCCAGAATAAAGTTTACGGTAACACCGCCAAGCATTATAATTAGTCGCTGCCATGCCGGTTTAGAGCGAAACTCCCAAGGCTTTGGCTCCTCGGCCATTTGCTCCTTGTCCATACTCTCGTCTATCATACCGGCAATTTTTACATACCCCCCGAGAGGCAGCCAGCCAATACCATAAACGGTTTCGCCTATTTTCTTTTTAAAAAGTGAATATTTTATATCAAAGAAAAGATAGAACTTTTCAACTTTGGTCTTAAATAACTTAGCCGGTATAAAGTGCCCCAGCTCATGCAGCACGATCAATAAAGATAAACTCAATAAAAACTGAGAGAGTTTTATTACTACTTCCATTTGTCAATTTTACTCTGTTAACGCACAAAAATAGCATTTTCTGATTACTATCGGTCATTTAATTTCAAACGTTATCCTATTTAAATGTTTGTTAATAATAGCTCTACACGTTTTAACTTTGCTTTTTGTAAGGTAACTTTACGTTTTGTAAAATCTGTTGATTTGATTTTACCATCAAAAACATCTGTTTTTTGATTACTTCTTTTAACCTCAAAAAGTAAGATTATGGCTTCAAAATTGTTTTCATTACTTCAAATAAAAAGTATAATCCTTAAAAACCGTATTGTAATATCTCCCATGTGCCAGTATTCGGCAGAAGACGGTTTTGCCAACCATTGGCATCTGGTACATTTAGGCGCACGTGCGATTGGCGGAGCGGGACTTATTATACAGGAAGCAACCGCCGTTTCTCCCGAAGGACGAATAACTCCCGAAGATTTGGGCATATGGAAAGATGAGCACATTGAGAAATACAAAGAGATAACTGCTTTTATAATGCAGGAAAATGCTGTTCCCGGCATTCAGCTGGCACACGCAGGCAGAAAGGCAAGCACATCGGCACCGTGGCAGGAAAGGCGTAAACTTACCGAAGCCGAAAACGGGTGGCAAACGGTAGCGCCAAGTGCCATACCGTATTATGATAACGACGCACACCCACCAAGGGAAATGAGCATAGCTGATATTAAAAAAGTAATTGCCGATTTTAAGGCTGCCACCAAAAGGGCTCACGATGCCTGCTACAAAGTATTGGAGATACATGCGGCTCACGGTTACCTCATCCATCAGTTCCTGTCGCCATTATGTAATAAGCGTACGGATGAGTATGGAGGAAGTTTTGAAAACCGTATCCGATTGCTGATCGAAATACTGGAAGCTGTTAAATCCGAATGGCCTAACGACCTGCCTTTATTTGTACGTATTTCGGGCACCGACTGGGCTGCAGGAGGTTGGGAGGTAGAAGATTCTGTTAAACTGGCAAAACTGCTGAAAGAAAAAGGGGTGGATGTAATTGACTGTTCGTCCGGCGGGGCCGTACATTTCCAAAACATACCTACAGCACCTAACTACCAGGTTCCCATAAGCGAACGCATAAAAAAAGAAACAGGAATACACACCGGAGCTGTCGGACTAATTACCGAAGCGCATCAGGCAGAAGAGATATTGGAAAAAGATCAGGCCGATTTAGTATTTTTTGCCCGTGAATCGCTTCGTGATCCTAATCTTGCCCTTAACTTTGCACACGAACTTAAAGCCAATGTTATTTGGCCTAAACAATATGAAAGGGCACAGCTCGAAGACTAATCCGCAATAGTCATTCAATTTGCCTGTACTCTTTCAGGAATTAACCGCAACATCTGTTAATAATTATGAAGAAACTAAAAACAGCTCTGCTTTCCTATGGTATGTCCGGCAAAGTGTTTCATGCGCCCTTTTTAGAGCTGCATCCGCGCTTTGAGCTAACCGGTTCATGGGAACGCAGCAAAAAACTTATACAACAAGATTATCCCGAAGTAAAAAGCTACAGTTCACTGGAAGAGCTCTTAAATGATGATGTAGACCTGGTTATTGTTAATACTCCGGTTGAAACGCATTATGAATATGCCAAAAAAGTACTTGAAGCAGGTAAACACGCCCTGGTAGAAAAATCTTTTACCACAACAACTGCCGAAGCCGAAGAACTTCGTGACCTTGCCAAACAAAAAGGACTGAAACTTTCGGTGTATCAAAATCGCCGTTGGGATAGCGATTTTAAAACCGTTAAGGAGGTTATAGACGAAAAATTGCTGGGCGATGTTGTAGAAGCCGAGTTCAGGTTTGACCGCTACAACCCTAATCTTAGCCCTAAAATACATAAGGAAACCGCTAATGCAGGAGCAGGAGTTTTAAAGGACCTCGGCTCTCACCTTATCGATCAGGCAATACATCTCTTTGGATTACCCAATGCAGTTTTTGCCGATTTAAGGATTACCCGAAAAAATTCACTTGTAGACGACCTGATGGATATACTGTTGTATTATTCTGATAAGAGAGTACGGCTTAGGGCAGGTTTCTTTTTTAGGGAAGCTGTACCTGCTTATGCTGTTCACGGTACTAAAGGATCTTTCCTTAAAAGCCGTGGCGACATTCAGGAAGACGAACTTAAAACCGGTAAAAAACCTACTCTTGAAGGCTGGGGAATAGAACCGGAAGATAAGGCCGGGATACTGCATACCGAGAAACATGGCGAAGTGTACCGCGGGCATATCCCTACCCGCCATGGCAATTACTACGGCCTTTTTGATGCATTATACCATTCTATTACCGAAGATAAGCCGGAACCTGTTCCTGCAGAAGACGGCGTTAAGGTAATGAAGGTTATAGATGCTGCCATACAAAGCAGCGAACAGAAAAAAGTTATTCAACTAAAATAAACTATCATGCAAAAACGACAATTAGGAAAGTCTGATCTTCAGGTTTTCCCTATAGCCTTTGGAGGAAATGTGTTTGGCTGGACGATAGATGAAAAAACCTCTTTTGAAATACTGGATGCCTTTACAGGTGCCGGTTTTAATTTTATAGACACTGCAGATATATATTCCCGCTGGGCACCCGGTAATAAAGGAGGTGAATCGGAAACCGTTATAGGCAACTGGCTAAAAAAGAATAATAATCGTGATAAAGTTATTATAGCCACTAAAGTAGGTGGTGATATGGGAAGCGGAAAACGTGACCTTTCCAAAAAGTACATCCTTAAGGCTGCCGAAGATTCCCTTAAAAGGCTACAGACAGATTATATCGACTTATACCAAACCCATTGGGATGACGAAACCACACCGATTGAGGAAACACTTGAAGCGTATGATCAACTGATAAAAGAAGGTAAGGTTCGTTACATTGGTGCCTCTAACCTTTCTACCGAAAGGCTTCAGGCTTCCATGCGTATTTCCTTTGAACAGAAACTACCCTCCTATGTTACCTTTCAGCCACATTATAACCTTTATGAAAGGGAGGTTTTTGAAGCCAGTCTCGAAGAGGTATGCCTACAGCACAATCTGGGAGTAATAAGCTACTTTTCACTGGCAAGTGGTTTCCTTACCGGAAAATACCGTAGCGAGGCCGACCTGAGTAAAAGTCAGCGTGGCGGGGGCGTAGCAAAATATCTTGACGCAAGAGGGATGAAAATACTTGATGCGTTGGACAAGGTAGCTGCCGAACTTAACACTGCTCCGGCTACAGTTGCATTGGCATGGCTTATTCATCGCCCATCGGTAACAGCCCCCATAGTAAGTGCTACCAATCTTAAACAGCTGGACAGCA
Proteins encoded:
- a CDS encoding NADH:flavin oxidoreductase/NADH oxidase; its protein translation is MASKLFSLLQIKSIILKNRIVISPMCQYSAEDGFANHWHLVHLGARAIGGAGLIIQEATAVSPEGRITPEDLGIWKDEHIEKYKEITAFIMQENAVPGIQLAHAGRKASTSAPWQERRKLTEAENGWQTVAPSAIPYYDNDAHPPREMSIADIKKVIADFKAATKRAHDACYKVLEIHAAHGYLIHQFLSPLCNKRTDEYGGSFENRIRLLIEILEAVKSEWPNDLPLFVRISGTDWAAGGWEVEDSVKLAKLLKEKGVDVIDCSSGGAVHFQNIPTAPNYQVPISERIKKETGIHTGAVGLITEAHQAEEILEKDQADLVFFARESLRDPNLALNFAHELKANVIWPKQYERAQLED
- a CDS encoding Gfo/Idh/MocA family oxidoreductase, with translation MKKLKTALLSYGMSGKVFHAPFLELHPRFELTGSWERSKKLIQQDYPEVKSYSSLEELLNDDVDLVIVNTPVETHYEYAKKVLEAGKHALVEKSFTTTTAEAEELRDLAKQKGLKLSVYQNRRWDSDFKTVKEVIDEKLLGDVVEAEFRFDRYNPNLSPKIHKETANAGAGVLKDLGSHLIDQAIHLFGLPNAVFADLRITRKNSLVDDLMDILLYYSDKRVRLRAGFFFREAVPAYAVHGTKGSFLKSRGDIQEDELKTGKKPTLEGWGIEPEDKAGILHTEKHGEVYRGHIPTRHGNYYGLFDALYHSITEDKPEPVPAEDGVKVMKVIDAAIQSSEQKKVIQLK
- a CDS encoding aldo/keto reductase — translated: MQKRQLGKSDLQVFPIAFGGNVFGWTIDEKTSFEILDAFTGAGFNFIDTADIYSRWAPGNKGGESETVIGNWLKKNNNRDKVIIATKVGGDMGSGKRDLSKKYILKAAEDSLKRLQTDYIDLYQTHWDDETTPIEETLEAYDQLIKEGKVRYIGASNLSTERLQASMRISFEQKLPSYVTFQPHYNLYEREVFEASLEEVCLQHNLGVISYFSLASGFLTGKYRSEADLSKSQRGGGVAKYLDARGMKILDALDKVAAELNTAPATVALAWLIHRPSVTAPIVSATNLKQLDSIITAPDLAITKEQLDYLTQISAWH
- the rseP gene encoding RIP metalloprotease RseP, which encodes MEVVIKLSQFLLSLSLLIVLHELGHFIPAKLFKTKVEKFYLFFDIKYSLFKKKIGETVYGIGWLPLGGYVKIAGMIDESMDKEQMAEEPKPWEFRSKPAWQRLIIMLGGVTVNFILAIVIYIGMAYVYGDTYIANSEVKDGIAVVNPVAEELGFKNGDKILELDGKEVEKFNDVAYDVLFAKKVTIERNGSVQDINLPIDLIDKMMDGKKAPLVSLRYPFVVAKVDDSSVNKDVLQKGDVIVSINGQKTKYADEVVAFAENNKGKTFDAIVFRDEKEQPIKIGFDKEGKVGVLTTSLSLSNLEKLGYYKISQEEYGLFESVPAGLQRSKDELGKYFTQLKAIFTPSTGAYKGVGGFYAIFDIFPNSWSWFAFWNITALLSIMLGVMNLLPIPALDGGHVMFLLFEMITGRKPGDKFMEYAQIAGFVILISLVLLVNGNDIFKIITGK
- a CDS encoding NAD(P)/FAD-dependent oxidoreductase; this translates as MLKQQTDVLIIGAGPSGCVAASYLHNNNIKVKVVEKSKFPRFVIGESLIPRVMDHFEEAGLLESLKAMNFEKKFGARFIRGEEICEFDFSEKFGEGWDWTWQVPRADFDNTLAKEVVNKGIDLEFESEVLDVVFNEDGSSITTVKNKEGDINEIHARFIIDSSGYGRVLPRILKLDAPSSIPENSSLFSHVKDVNRPEGREGVLISFDILETKVWLWVIPFSNGNTSIGVVGPTSFINSLGGSNAEALKEVINRSDFYRDRFKDVDFLFEPHKIENYSCSVTKLCGPGFTLTGNSSEFLDPVFSSGVCFATESGMLSAKLFLKELQGEKVDWDKEYTEYMKYGVNVFATYVKEWYTGNLQTLFFHRPENSDVKKKICAVLAGYVWDKENSFVKKHAHVIKNMAYMIEMGKTMDQESYDN